One Aegilops tauschii subsp. strangulata cultivar AL8/78 chromosome 7, Aet v6.0, whole genome shotgun sequence genomic window carries:
- the LOC109764043 gene encoding uncharacterized protein isoform X2, with product MEMFPCFGWMGVGAASIAATRKTPVTSCPFQPRITNDFKLKMLNHAMQELLFWAPMEDSCNCCQEHCQFSGCHHASNWPLICLLFVLLKVASYAKQGIWIRSRNGAREDMSNTCLTLDSGFFLQVDHTIVRISARIILYIMLDHLGICRVIYRLRMYSQNTISVVVLFYTSVQSNGICILYCTATL from the exons ATGG AAATGTTCCCTTGCTTTGGTTGGATGGGTGTAGGAGCAGCAAGCATCGCCGCCACACGGAAAACTCCAGTAACTTCTTGCCCCTTCCAGCCTCG GATCACGAACGACTTCAAGCTGAAGATGTTGAACCATGCGATGCAAGAATTATTATTTTGGGCTCCTATGGAAG ACTCATGTAATTGCTGTCAAGAACACTGTCAGTTCAGCGGTTGTCATCATGCAAGCAATTGGCCGCTGATCTGCTTGCTCTTTGTACTACTAAAG GTGGCATCATACGCGAAGCAGGGGATATGGATCAGAAGCCGCAATGGTGCGCGTGAAGACATGTCTAACACTTGCCTGACCCTGGACTCTGGCTTCTTCTTGCAA GTTGACCATACTATTGTGAGAATCTCGGCCAGGATCATTCTTTATATCATGTTGGATCATCTTGGAATTTGTAGAGTAATTTATCGTCTAAGGATGTACTCACAGAACACAATCAGTGTGGTTGTGCTTTTCTACACTTCTGTCCAGAGCAATGGGATATGTATTTTGTACTGTACGGCTACCCTCTAA
- the LOC109764043 gene encoding uncharacterized protein isoform X1, with the protein MEMFPCFGWMGVGAASIAATRKTPVTSCPFQPRITNDFKLKMLNHAMQELLFWAPMEDSCNCCQEHCQFSGCHHASNWPLICLLFVLLKCFFPPSKLHYFQVASYAKQGIWIRSRNGAREDMSNTCLTLDSGFFLQVDHTIVRISARIILYIMLDHLGICRVIYRLRMYSQNTISVVVLFYTSVQSNGICILYCTATL; encoded by the exons ATGG AAATGTTCCCTTGCTTTGGTTGGATGGGTGTAGGAGCAGCAAGCATCGCCGCCACACGGAAAACTCCAGTAACTTCTTGCCCCTTCCAGCCTCG GATCACGAACGACTTCAAGCTGAAGATGTTGAACCATGCGATGCAAGAATTATTATTTTGGGCTCCTATGGAAG ACTCATGTAATTGCTGTCAAGAACACTGTCAGTTCAGCGGTTGTCATCATGCAAGCAATTGGCCGCTGATCTGCTTGCTCTTTGTACTACTAAAG TGTTTTTTCCCTCCCAGTAAATTACACTATTTTCAGGTGGCATCATACGCGAAGCAGGGGATATGGATCAGAAGCCGCAATGGTGCGCGTGAAGACATGTCTAACACTTGCCTGACCCTGGACTCTGGCTTCTTCTTGCAA GTTGACCATACTATTGTGAGAATCTCGGCCAGGATCATTCTTTATATCATGTTGGATCATCTTGGAATTTGTAGAGTAATTTATCGTCTAAGGATGTACTCACAGAACACAATCAGTGTGGTTGTGCTTTTCTACACTTCTGTCCAGAGCAATGGGATATGTATTTTGTACTGTACGGCTACCCTCTAA